Part of the Burkholderiales bacterium genome is shown below.
GCTCGGCTGGAAGGCGCGCTGGGCGGCGCTCGCGATCTTCCTGTTCCTGATCCCGGTGACGCTGGTTTTTCATGCGTTCTGGGCGGTCGATCCGGCGCAAACGCAAATGCAGTTCAATAGTTTCATGAAGAACGTCGCAATCATGGGCGGCATGTTGTACATCATCGCCTACGGCGCCGGGCCTTTGAGTCTGGACCGGGACAGTCATGAGCGCTGATCGCGCCTCCGACAAAACGGCGTCGACCGCAGTCGCCATCGATGCGTTGATTGCGAGACGCTGGAGTCCGCGCGCTTTCGATCCCGCAAAGCCGGTTTCGCATGCGCAGTTGATTGCTTTGTTCGAGGCCGCG
Proteins encoded:
- a CDS encoding DoxX family protein; protein product: MNTCTTAQRYGTLIGRILLSLIFVISGFKKIVGFAGTAGYMSSKGLPMVQVLLVLTILVELGGGLMILLGWKARWAALAIFLFLIPVTLVFHAFWAVDPAQTQMQFNSFMKNVAIMGGMLYIIAYGAGPLSLDRDSHER